The following are from one region of the Anguilla rostrata isolate EN2019 chromosome 7, ASM1855537v3, whole genome shotgun sequence genome:
- the prdm4 gene encoding PR domain zinc finger protein 4 encodes MNDINLSPVGMDQLNVPSVSGSHLGLPTSPTHNPITAPGMPVAIPNLGPSLGSLPPALSLMLPMGPIGDRGVMCSLPERNYPLPPPPYPHLESSYFRHILPGILSYLADRPPPQYIHPSSLNMDGTLSVPSNNPSGMDPYSGPGGPLEQGLVSLDSRQVGGQGGLHQGAAHEVQLDTGLTMESRVSSPISPDRMGEELASMEGVVPETQPLSGRPRNHEGLGGVDGSGGVIPLHGSGLELPVVMEQEHLTGRVGGAGAAGGGARGLGEPLHSSAALSSGAVSVVLTGSHSHPSMAPPSQLEAVTLHGPPTMGLEPVSVSPITAEVSLGPDSSLVLVNSSLQLEDSTSNKENMATAFTIWCTLCERSYPSDCPEHGPVTFIPDMPIESRARLSLPRPLCLRVTVADEPLGVLAREVIPVRTCFGPMVGQHCSSVDLTDWSDKNTPHVWKMFHNNVLEFCIVTTDENECNWMMFVRKARTGEEQNLVAYPDNGKLYFCSSREILPDQELLFYYSRDYSRQMGVPELPDGQVCHCGKECASFAELKSHLNSHAHGHSHGHTHSPTQSHSGHHGHHPHHEGKLPSSSSSAASSWSGHAHGHARERKFKCNMCSRAFTSSTKLNVHFMGHVGMKPHKCEYCSKAFSDPSNLRTHLKIHTGQKNYRCSMCEKSFTQKAHLASHMVIHTGAKNLKCDHCDRMFMRRQDLKQHMLTHTQERQIRCPKCDKLFWRSNHLKKHLNSHEGRRDYICEKCSKAFLTKYHLTRHLKICKGPKTTGEALQEEEEDEDDDDEEDEEEEDDDGDVEGLIDPVSREDCGLGVAGYSSDKALSPHQ; translated from the exons ATGAACGACATCAATCTGAGTCCTGTGGGGATGGACCAGTTGAACGTGCCCTCTGTGAGTGGTAGCCACCTGGGTctgcccacctcccccacccacaaTCCCATCACTGCTCCAG GCATGCCAGTGGCCATTCCAAACCTAGGGCCCTCCCTGGGGTCTCTGCCACCTGCCTTGTCCCTCATGCTGCCCATGGGTCCAATTGGAGACAGGGGGGTGATGTGCAGCCTGCCAGAGAGGAACTACCCGCTGCCTCCTCCCCCGTACCCCCACCTGGAGAGCAGTTACTTCCGACACATCCTCCCAG GCATTTTGTCCTACCTTGCAGACCGCCCACCTCCACAGTATATTCATCCCAGTAGCCTTAACATGGATGGGACCCTCTCGGTGCCCAGCAACAACCCTTCTGGCATGGACCCCTATAGCGGACCCGGGGGGCCTCTGGAGCAGGGCCTTGTGTCCCTGGACTCTCGGCAGGTGGGGGGTCAGGGAGGCCTCCACCAGGGTGCGGCTCACGAGGTGCAGCTGGACACCGGCCTGACCATGGAGTCCCGCGTGAGCAGCCCCATATCCCCGGACAGGATGGGTGAGGAGCTGGCCTCCATGGAGGGGGTGGTGCCAGAGACGCAGCCGCTGAGCGGGAGGCCCCGGAACCACGAGGGTCTGGGGGGCGTGGACGGGTCCGGAGGGGTGATCCCTCTGCACGGGTCGGGGCTGGAGCTGCCTGTGGTGATGGAGCAGGAGCACCTGACTGGCAGGGTGGGCGGAGCCGGAgcagctggaggcggagccaggGGCCTGGGGGAGCCGCTGCACTCCTCTGCGGCTTTGAGCTCTGGCGCCGTTAGCGTGGTGCTGACTGGCTCGCACTCGCACCCGTCCATGGCACCCCCCTCGCAGCTGGAGGCTGTGACCCTCCACGGGCCCCCCACCATGGGGCTGGAGCCGGTCAGTGTGTCCCCCATCACCGCCGAGGTGTCCCTGGGGCCCGACAGCAGCCTGGTGCTGGTCAACTCCTCCCTGCAGCTGGAGGACTCCACGTCTAACAAGGAGAACATGGCGACCGCCTTCACCATAT GGTGCACGCTGTGCGAACGCTCCTATCCCTCCGACTGCCCAGAACACGGCCCTGTCACTTTCATCCCCGACATGCCCATTGAGAGCCGCGCCCGCCTGTCCCTCCCACGCCCTCTGTGCCTCAGGGTCACCGTGGCTGATGAACCCCTCG GTGTATTGGCGAGAGAGGTCATACCTGTCAGGACCTGCTTTGGGCCAATGGTAGGACAGCACTGCAGCTCCGTCGACCTGACAGACTGGTCAGACAAGAACACTCCTCACGTCTGGAAG ATGTTCCACAATAATGTTCTGGAGTTCTGCATTGTGACAACAGACGAGAATGAGTGCAACTGGATGATGTTTGTTCGTAAGGCGAG GACTGGAGAGGAGCAGAATCTTGTGGCCTATCCTGACAACGGCAAGCTGTACTTCTGTTCGTCCAGGGAGATTCTTCCTGACCAGGAACTGCTCTTCTACTACAGCAGGGACTACAGCAGGCAGATGG GTGTCCCGGAGCTTCCAGACGGTCAAGTGTGCCACTGTGGCAAAGAGTGTGCCTCCTTCGCCGAGCTGAAATCTCACCTGAACAGCCACGCCCACGGGCACTCGcatggccacacccacagccccacccagAGCCACTCGGGGCACCACggccaccacccccaccacgaAGGCAAGCtccccagcagcagctccagcgcTGCCTCGTCCTGGTCTGGCCACGCCCACGGCCACGCCCGGGAGAGGAAGTTCAAGTGCAACATGTGCTCCAGGGCGTTCACCTCCTCCACCAAGCTCAACGTGCACTTCATGGGACACGTTGGCATGAAGCCGCACAAGTGTGAGTACTGCAGCAAGGCCTTCAGTGATCCCAGCAACCTCCGGACGCACCTCAAGATCCACACAG GTCAGAAGAATTACCGGTGCAGCATGTGCGAGAAGTCCTTCACGCAGAAAGCCCACCTGGCGTCTCACATGGTGATTCACACGGGGGCCAAGAACCTGAAGTGCGACCACTGCGACAGGATGTTCATGCGGAGGCAGGACCTCAAGCAGCACATGCTCACCCACACTCA AGAGCGTCAGATCCGCTGCCCGAAGTGTGACAAGCTGTTCTGGAGGTCCAACCACCTGAAGAAGCACCTGAACTCCCACGAGGGTCGGCGGGATTACATCTGCGAGAAATGCAGCAAGGCCTTCCTCACCAAATACCACCTCACCCGACACCTGAAGATATGCAAGGGCCCCAAAACGACCGGGGAGGCCCtccaagaggaggaggaggatgaggatgacGACGACGAGGaagacgaagaggaggaggacgacgacgGGGATGTGGAGGGGCTGATCGATCCAGTGAGCAGGGAGGACTGTGGTCTCGGTGTGGCAGGGTACAGCTCGGACAAAGCCCTGTCCCCACACCAGTGA